Proteins found in one Panicum hallii strain FIL2 chromosome 4, PHallii_v3.1, whole genome shotgun sequence genomic segment:
- the LOC112889116 gene encoding uncharacterized protein LOC112889116 — MEHKQQQYDLLSRSDLNRYPYSASVGFVGSRYLNMRIQSSSQIVMVLAAGIFMPMAIEHSNKRQQTMHLPTLLCTFLTFFCGLSLRGLVGECFCPIPGPRRYVAIKSLVHACALLLVSLSFSLSLMMRMNVVATSATVAAAAAFVAHRLWQCAATGLRDDVDAYRNCEEQLQQLLDLSTSVTSTLFGGWFRDARFVPSEYLTFFTSVAASLMLLKAVRKRARGPQQVTELVALLYALVAGVAATALVIAASKVRGYAALALAPEAVALAAWCARRLDGRPGRRLRLLPLRVQDLLNYSGVHGEPPGHGFVSVSLPLLLGVLTYRAKDIERALSTLYDEAFVLVTAAAALAALGWRLLTQPPMLTRYPEAQAAATVLAFSTYSLLVLSVLTFLGVILGL; from the exons ATGGAGCACAAGCAGCAGCAATACGACCTGCTGAGCAGGAGCGACTTGAACAGGTATCCTTACTCTGCGAGTGTTGGTTTCGTT GGAAGTCGGTACCTGAACATGCGGATCCAGTCCTCCTCGCAGATCGTCATGGTTCTCGCCGCCGGCATCTTCATGCCGATGGCGATCGAGCACTCCAACAAGAGGCAGCAAACAATGCACCTTCCCACGCTGCTCTGCACGTTCCTGACCTTCTTCTGCGGGCTCTCGCTCCGCGGCCTCGTCGGGGAGTGTTTCTGCCCCATACCGGGTCCCCGCCGGTACGTCGCCATCAAGTCGCTCGTCCACGCCTGCGCCCTCCTGCTcgtctccctctccttctccctctcgctcATGATGCGCATGAACGTCGTCGCGACGTCCGCCAccgtcgccgcggcggcggcgttcgtgGCGCACCGGCTGTGGCAGTGCGCGGCGACGGGGCTCAGGGACGACGTGGACGCGTACCGGAACTGCGAGGAGCAGCTCCAGCAGCTGCTCGACCTGTCCACCAGCGTCACGTCCACGCTGTTCGGCGGCTGGTT CCGCGACGCGCGCTTCGTCCCCTCCGAGTACCTCACCTTCTTCACCTCCGTCGCGGCGTCGCTCATGCTCCTCAAGGCCGTCCGGAAGAGGGCGCGGGGCCCGCAGCAGGTGACCGAGCTCGTGGCGCTGCTCTAcgcgctcgtcgccggcgtcgcGGCGACGGCGCTCGTCATCGCGGCGTCCAAGGTGCGCGGCTACGCGGCGCTCGCGCTCGCCCCCGAGGCGGTCGCGCTCGCCGCGTGGTGCGCGCGGCGGCTGGACGGCAGGCCGGGCAGGCGGCTGAGGCTGCTCCCGCTACGCGTTCAGGACCTTCTGAACTACAGCGGCGTCCACGGCGAGCCGCCCGGGCACGGCTTCGTGAGCGTGTCGTTGCCGCTGCTGCTGGGGGTGCTGACCTACCGCGCCAAGGACATCGAGCGGGCGCTGTCCACCCTGTACGACGAGGCGTTCGTTctcgtcaccgccgccgccgccttggcaGCGCTGGGGTGGAGGCTGCTCACGCAGCCGCCGATGCTAACAAGATACCCGGAGGctcaggcggcggcgacggtaCTGGCGTTCTCCACGTACTCGCTGCTCGTCCTCAGCGTGCTGACATTCCTAGGCGTCATACTTGGTTTATAG
- the LOC112889750 gene encoding LOW QUALITY PROTEIN: transcription factor TFIIIB component B''-like (The sequence of the model RefSeq protein was modified relative to this genomic sequence to represent the inferred CDS: inserted 2 bases in 2 codons), with amino-acid sequence MKVRKKSRGGVEEPQQQKVQKDKSQLSSGGRKRTLKDELEEKPEKKKLTHRIHEKRKKEVKTLLETPLEEIDPMKLSAAHHRLLQEARERVHAKEIPSGPSFNTSSRLEDLDDLYYSHEEARNFDNDRTENHVQNVSKLNYHSYMXHTNPSKWSKSDTDLFYQVLWQFGSDFAMIQQLVPAKTHHQVRAKFKTEEKKXTLQVHDAMIHHSGRSFVFQKGN; translated from the exons ATG AAGGTTAGGAAAAAGTCAAGGGGTGGTGTAGAAGAGCCACAACAGCAGAAGGTTCAAAAAGATAAAAGCCAGTTGTCTTCAGGGGGCCGCAAGAGGACCTTGAAAGATGAATTGGAAGAAAAACCTGAGAAGAAGAAGCTTACCCATAGAATTCAcgagaagagaaagaaag AGGTTAAGACTTTGCTGGAAACACCTCTTGAGGAGATAGATCCAATGAAACTAAGTGCGGCACATCACAGATTGTTACAAGAGGCCAGAGAGCGTGTTCAT GCAAAAGAGATTCCATCTGGACCATCCTTTAATACAAG CTCTCGACTTGAAGATTTGGATGATTTGTACTACAGTCATGAGGAAGCAAGGAACTTCGATAATGACAGAACAGAAAACCACGTACAAAATGTATCAAAGTTGAATTACCATTCCTACA CACATACAAACCCGAGCAAATGGTCAAAATCTGATACTGACTTGTTTTACCAG GTTCTTTGGCAATTTGGTAGTGATTTTGCAATGATACAACAATTGGTCCCTGCTAAGACCCACCATCAGGTGCGGGCAAAATTTAAAACCGAGGAGAAAA AAACATTGCAAGTTCATGATGCTATGATTCATCATTCAGGGAG ATCATTTGTATTTCAAAAAGGTAATTGA